From the Streptomyces sp. NBC_00390 genome, the window CAACTTCGTCTCGCAGGACACCTTCTACGAGACCGGCGGCCGGCGCGACGACCGGTTCACCGCCCTCGTACGGCAGCTCGCCGCCGACGACCCCGCCTGGACCGCCGGCCTGCTCGGCTGGCTCCGCGGCGAGGGCAACATGCGCACCGCGGCGCTCGTCGGCGCCGCCGAGTTCGTCCATGCCCGGCTCGAGGCGGACCGTGCCGCCGCCCCTGGGCAGACTGCCGCCGAGGGAGCCCTGCCGTACTCGAACCGCGCCGTCATCGCGTCCGTGCTCCAGCGTGCCGACGAGCCGGGCGAGATGCTCGGCTACTGGACGTCCCGCCACGGCCGCCGGCTGCCGAAGCCCGTCAAGCGCGGTGTCGCCGACGCCCTCCAGCGCCTCTACGACGAGCGGTCGCTGCTGAAGTACGACACCGACTCCAAGGGCTTCCGCTTCGGCGACGTCCTCGAGCTCGTCCACGCCGCACCGAGCCCTGACCGGGCCTGGCAGGGGCCGCTGTTCAAGCACGCCCTGGACCGCCGCCACGGACGCGACGAGAGCATCCCGGAGCAGCTTGCGATGCTGCGCCGGCGCGCGAAGCTCATGTCGATGCCCGTGCCCGACCGGCGCGCGCTGCTCCGGGACCCGTGGGACCGGACGCTGCTCGACGACGCCGGCATGACCTGGGAGGCGCTGGCGGGCTGGGTGCAGGGTCCCCTGGACGCCGCGGCGTGGGAGGCGGTCATCCCGTCGATGGGGCTGATGGCGCTCGCCCGGAACCTGCGCAACTTCGACCAGGCCGGTGTCTGTGACGCCGTCGCCGCCACCGTCGCGTCGCGGTTCGCCGATGCCGGCCAGGTGCGCCGCTCGCGCATGTTCCCGTTCCGCTGGTGGGCCGCGTACAAGGCAGCGCCGTCACTGCGCTGGGCGCACGCACTCGAGCAGGCGATCGGGCACTCGCTCGCCAACGTGCCCGCGCTGCACGGCCGGACGCTGATCCTGGTGGACCGGTCGCCGTCGATGTTCCCGGGATACGGCTACTCGACTCCGAACCGGTCGGACATCTCACTTGCGGAGCAGGCCGCCGTGTTCGGGTCAGCCCTTGCGATGCGCGCCGAGCGCCCGACCCTGGTCGAGTTCGGCCAGACCTCGAACGTCATGAGCGTCCCGAACGGCGGGAGCGTCCTGCGCCTGGTCGAGGCGTTCGGGCAGATCGGTGGCACTGACATCCCCTCGGCGGTGAAGAAGCACTTCGACGGGCACGACCGCGTCGTCATCGTCACCGACGAGCAGACCCGGCCCGGCTGGCTGCCGTCGAACTGCTCCGGATACGGGGGGATGCGCGAGACGCAGATCGACGACCTCATCCCGGGGACGGTGCCGGTGTACATGTGGAACATGGCCGGCTACCGGGAGGCCGCGACGGCCTCCGGCGGCGGCAACCGGCACGCGCTGGGCGGCCTGACCGACGCGGCGTTCCGCATGATCCCGCTCCTGGACGCCGGTCGCGACGCCTCCTGGCCGTGGGAGCAGCAGGGGCCGAGCACAGGGTCCGACGCCCGCCGGCAGAGCTGAAGGGGCGCCGACGCGGGACCGTGCCGCGTCGGCGCCGCGCCGGCGGACGAGCAGCCGGTGCTCCCGCCCGCCATACACCACACAAGAGAGAGGCAGCTGTGACCTCCAAGAACATCCTGCTGTCCGGCATAGTCGGCTCCACCGCGTACGGCCTTGCCCGCGAAGGATCGGACGTGGACCGCCTCGGCGTGTTCGCCGCCCCGACCGAGGACCTCCACGGCCTCCACCCCCCGAAGGAGTCGCACGTCACGACCGCGCCGGACAGCACCCTCCACGAGGTCGCCAAATGGTGCCGGCTTGCCCTGCGCGGCAACCCCACCGTCAACGAACTCGTCTGGCTCCCCGATGAGCTGTACGAGGTGCGCACGCCGCTCGGTGACGAGCTGATCGGTCTCCGGGCGTCGCTGCTGTCCGCCAAGCGGGTCCGCGACGCCTATCTCGGATACGCCACCCAGCAGTTCAAACGGCTCTACGACCGGGGCGACGGCGCGCTCTGCGCCGACACCCGCAAGCGCACCGCCAAGCACGCCCGCCACCTCAAGCGCCTCTGCGGGCAGGGCTACGAGCTCTACGCCACCGGACACCTGAGCATCCGCGTCGACGACCCCGACGAGTACTACCGGTTCGGTGAACAGGTCGCGGCGGACGCGATGGCCGCGCTGCCGCTGCTGCAGCACTACGAACAGGCCTTCGACGAGACGCGCAGCGCCCTGCCCGAGCAGGCCGACGAGGCGCCCGCCGAAGCGTGGCTGCGGCGTGTGCGCGCCCACTACTACGCGGTGGAGGGGCGGGAGGGGTCGTGACCGACGGCCTGGTGCAGTCCCTGCTCCGGCTCGGCTGTGGGTGCGGCAGGCCGGGACGGGACCACTGACCGCGCTTCGGTGCAACGCTCGTGGCCGACCGGTCGTCCGGCTGCGCTGTGGGCGCAAGCCCATTGCCACGACGGCGCGCGGC encodes:
- a CDS encoding nucleotidyltransferase domain-containing protein, with amino-acid sequence MTSKNILLSGIVGSTAYGLAREGSDVDRLGVFAAPTEDLHGLHPPKESHVTTAPDSTLHEVAKWCRLALRGNPTVNELVWLPDELYEVRTPLGDELIGLRASLLSAKRVRDAYLGYATQQFKRLYDRGDGALCADTRKRTAKHARHLKRLCGQGYELYATGHLSIRVDDPDEYYRFGEQVAADAMAALPLLQHYEQAFDETRSALPEQADEAPAEAWLRRVRAHYYAVEGREGS
- a CDS encoding TROVE domain-containing protein; translation: MSRFNTRGARPAASSPVTTTGERTVTHEGATAHLRDAKSELFLLAVSNFVSQDTFYETGGRRDDRFTALVRQLAADDPAWTAGLLGWLRGEGNMRTAALVGAAEFVHARLEADRAAAPGQTAAEGALPYSNRAVIASVLQRADEPGEMLGYWTSRHGRRLPKPVKRGVADALQRLYDERSLLKYDTDSKGFRFGDVLELVHAAPSPDRAWQGPLFKHALDRRHGRDESIPEQLAMLRRRAKLMSMPVPDRRALLRDPWDRTLLDDAGMTWEALAGWVQGPLDAAAWEAVIPSMGLMALARNLRNFDQAGVCDAVAATVASRFADAGQVRRSRMFPFRWWAAYKAAPSLRWAHALEQAIGHSLANVPALHGRTLILVDRSPSMFPGYGYSTPNRSDISLAEQAAVFGSALAMRAERPTLVEFGQTSNVMSVPNGGSVLRLVEAFGQIGGTDIPSAVKKHFDGHDRVVIVTDEQTRPGWLPSNCSGYGGMRETQIDDLIPGTVPVYMWNMAGYREAATASGGGNRHALGGLTDAAFRMIPLLDAGRDASWPWEQQGPSTGSDARRQS